One Spiribacter halobius DNA segment encodes these proteins:
- a CDS encoding LysM peptidoglycan-binding domain-containing protein, whose translation MFRHTIRRALCVLAFAAVAPALAQNGDALRDDHPERYTVQPGDTLWGISGRFLNDPWYWPEIWYENPEIDNPHLIYPGDVIRLTVVDGEPRLTVQRGGGTVKLSPQVREQSLDQAVQTIPISAIRPFLTGDRVVGREVLDEAPYIVAGGEERVLGARGDTVYARGLPAEPARGWSVVREHGAIEDPETGEVLGYEARRLGEVRLEREGDPATFRIAESLREIRAGDRLLVTEQRELQAQFTPRAPERSVEAVIVSARDRVSQIGQYDVVILNRGSVDGLEPGHVLEVFKRGREVVDRFAEDEEIVTLPAEKAGELIIFRTAEQLSFGLVMEASRAMGINDLARSP comes from the coding sequence ATGTTCAGACACACCATCCGACGGGCACTGTGCGTGCTGGCATTCGCGGCCGTGGCGCCGGCGCTCGCCCAGAACGGCGATGCCCTGCGCGACGATCATCCCGAGCGCTACACCGTACAGCCGGGAGACACCCTCTGGGGCATCTCCGGGCGCTTCCTGAACGACCCCTGGTACTGGCCGGAGATCTGGTACGAGAACCCGGAGATCGACAATCCGCATCTGATCTACCCGGGGGACGTCATCCGCCTGACCGTGGTGGACGGCGAGCCACGACTCACGGTCCAGCGCGGCGGCGGTACCGTCAAGCTCTCGCCCCAGGTGCGGGAGCAGTCGCTGGATCAGGCGGTGCAGACCATCCCCATCAGCGCCATCCGGCCCTTCCTCACCGGCGACCGCGTGGTCGGCCGGGAGGTGCTGGACGAGGCGCCGTACATCGTCGCCGGCGGCGAGGAGCGCGTGCTCGGCGCCCGCGGCGACACGGTCTATGCCCGCGGCCTGCCGGCGGAGCCGGCGCGCGGCTGGTCAGTGGTGCGCGAGCACGGCGCCATCGAGGACCCGGAGACCGGCGAGGTGCTGGGCTACGAGGCGAGGCGCCTGGGCGAGGTGCGGCTGGAGCGCGAGGGGGATCCGGCGACCTTCCGTATCGCGGAGAGCCTGCGCGAGATCCGCGCCGGTGACCGTCTGCTGGTGACGGAGCAGCGCGAGCTGCAGGCGCAGTTCACGCCCCGCGCGCCGGAGCGCAGCGTCGAGGCGGTGATCGTCTCGGCCCGGGATCGGGTCTCCCAGATCGGCCAGTACGATGTGGTCATCCTCAACCGCGGCAGCGTCGACGGTCTCGAGCCGGGGCACGTGCTGGAGGTGTTCAAGCGCGGCCGCGAGGTGGTGGACCGCTTCGCAGAGGACGAGGAGATCGTGACTCTGCCCGCCGAGAAGGCCGGCGAGCTCATCATCTTCCGCACCGCGGAGCAGCTCAGCTTCGGCCTGGTCATGGAGGCCTCGCGGGCGATGGGGATCAACGATCTCGCCCGCAGCCCCTGA
- the def gene encoding peptide deformylase, whose product MAKLDILQYPDPRLRTRAERVARVDEDVKRLIDDMFETMYEAPGIGLAATQVDVHRQIIVMDLSEDGSEPRVFINPEILGREGEDSAEEGCLSIPGVYDSVPRAEHVQVRALDRDGEPFELAAEGLLARCIQHEVDHLEGRLFIDYLSELKRKRLRRRFEKAARQRGGAASGAV is encoded by the coding sequence ATGGCAAAACTCGACATCCTGCAGTATCCCGACCCGCGGCTGCGAACGCGCGCCGAGCGGGTGGCGCGCGTCGACGAGGATGTGAAGCGCCTCATCGACGACATGTTCGAAACCATGTACGAGGCCCCCGGCATCGGTCTCGCCGCCACCCAGGTGGACGTGCACCGCCAGATCATCGTCATGGATCTCTCCGAGGACGGCAGTGAGCCCCGGGTGTTCATCAACCCCGAGATCCTCGGGCGCGAGGGCGAGGACAGCGCCGAGGAAGGCTGTCTGTCGATCCCGGGCGTCTACGATAGCGTGCCGCGGGCCGAGCACGTCCAGGTGCGCGCCCTCGACCGCGACGGCGAGCCCTTCGAGCTCGCGGCCGAGGGCCTGCTTGCGCGCTGCATTCAGCACGAGGTGGACCACCTCGAGGGCCGGCTGTTCATCGACTATCTCTCCGAGCTGAAACGCAAGCGCCTGCGCCGCCGCTTCGAGAAGGCGGCCCGGCAGCGCGGCGGCGCCGCTTCGGGCGCGGTCTGA
- the fmt gene encoding methionyl-tRNA formyltransferase, with product MAAPPRVVFAGTPAYAVPALQRLLDGVAEVCAVYTQPDRPAGRGRRLLPSPVKQAAEQAGVPVEQPERLRDSQVRERLAAYAPDVMVVAAYGLILPPKVLAIPRRGCLNLHASLLPRWRGAAPIQRAILAGDERTGVCLMQMEKGLDTGPVVACRETPITGDDTAGTLHDRLARLGAELLAAHLADWCAGRLAATPQPESGVTYAEKIDPAEAWIDWSQPAAALARQVRAFEPWPVARTRRGDGELRLRMARALPAPADAPPGTVLAATADGLDVATGEGVLRITQLQAPGRRAQPVAEFLRGHRIGAGERLG from the coding sequence ATGGCGGCGCCGCCCCGGGTCGTGTTTGCCGGCACGCCGGCCTACGCCGTGCCCGCCCTGCAGCGGCTGCTGGACGGTGTTGCCGAGGTCTGTGCCGTCTACACCCAGCCCGACCGCCCGGCCGGCCGCGGCCGGCGCCTGCTGCCCTCGCCGGTGAAGCAGGCCGCGGAGCAGGCCGGCGTGCCCGTCGAGCAGCCCGAGCGGCTGCGCGATTCGCAGGTGCGGGAGCGGCTCGCCGCCTACGCGCCCGACGTCATGGTGGTGGCGGCCTACGGGCTGATCCTGCCGCCGAAGGTGCTCGCCATCCCCCGCCGCGGCTGTCTCAACCTGCACGCCTCGCTGCTGCCGCGCTGGCGTGGCGCGGCGCCCATCCAGCGCGCCATTCTCGCCGGCGACGAGCGTACCGGCGTGTGCCTGATGCAGATGGAAAAGGGCCTCGACACCGGACCGGTGGTCGCCTGCCGCGAGACGCCCATCACCGGCGACGACACCGCCGGTACCCTCCACGACCGCCTCGCCCGCCTCGGTGCCGAGCTGCTCGCGGCGCATCTGGCGGACTGGTGCGCGGGGCGGCTGGCCGCGACGCCGCAGCCGGAGAGCGGCGTCACCTACGCCGAGAAGATCGACCCCGCCGAGGCCTGGATCGACTGGTCGCAGCCGGCCGCGGCCCTGGCCCGCCAGGTGCGCGCCTTCGAGCCCTGGCCGGTGGCGCGCACGCGCCGTGGCGACGGCGAGCTGCGCCTGCGCATGGCCCGCGCCCTGCCAGCGCCGGCGGATGCGCCGCCGGGCACCGTTCTCGCCGCCACCGCCGATGGCCTCGATGTGGCCACCGGCGAGGGCGTGCTGCGGATCACCCAGCTGCAGGCGCCGGGCCGGCGCGCGCAGCCGGTGGCGGAGTTTCTGCGCGGCCACCGGATCGGGGCCGGTGAGCGCCTCGGCTGA
- the rsmB gene encoding 16S rRNA (cytosine(967)-C(5))-methyltransferase RsmB yields MSASADSRAAALQAVLAVTGEGRSLDVALPAALAGVAERERPLASALAYGVLRHQRRLAALRDGLLQRPLRPRDADVAGIIDLGLYQLLETQVAPHAAVAETVALCRQRRKAWAVKLVNAVLRRFQRERDRRVAAVDADPVLRHSCPDWLDAALAEAWPQDRPALLASQNARAPMTLRVNRRRVTKEAVQAELAAAGHPAAPVPGLPDALTLHAPAAVTALPGFAAGSLSVQDAAAQLAAPLLAAEPGDRVLDACAAPGGKTAHILETADVSLLALDRAEARLPAIRETLQRLGLEATVAVGDAARPDDWWDGRPFQRILLDAPCSGTGVIRRHPDIKWLRRPADIPRLAAQQARLLRALWPLLARGGRLVYATCSVLPVENEAVVAAFADATNDATAEPVTLPVGRALGYGRQILTGEADMDGFYYACLRKS; encoded by the coding sequence GTGAGCGCCTCGGCTGACTCCCGGGCCGCCGCGCTGCAGGCGGTGCTGGCGGTGACCGGCGAGGGCCGCTCGCTGGACGTCGCCCTGCCGGCAGCCCTCGCGGGCGTGGCCGAGCGTGAGCGTCCGCTCGCGAGCGCCCTGGCCTATGGTGTGCTGCGCCACCAGCGCCGGCTGGCGGCGCTGCGCGATGGCCTGCTGCAGCGCCCGCTGCGCCCCCGGGACGCCGACGTCGCCGGGATCATCGACCTCGGCCTCTATCAGCTGCTGGAGACCCAGGTCGCGCCTCACGCCGCGGTGGCGGAGACGGTGGCGCTGTGTCGCCAGCGGCGCAAGGCCTGGGCGGTGAAGCTCGTCAATGCCGTGCTGCGGCGCTTCCAGCGCGAGCGCGACCGGCGCGTCGCGGCGGTGGACGCCGACCCGGTGCTGCGCCACTCCTGCCCGGACTGGCTCGACGCCGCCCTGGCCGAGGCCTGGCCGCAAGACCGTCCCGCCCTGCTCGCCAGCCAGAACGCCCGTGCGCCGATGACGCTGCGGGTGAACCGCCGCCGCGTAACGAAGGAGGCGGTGCAGGCCGAGCTCGCCGCCGCCGGTCATCCCGCCGCGCCCGTGCCGGGGCTGCCCGACGCCCTGACCCTGCACGCCCCGGCGGCGGTCACGGCGCTGCCGGGCTTCGCCGCTGGCTCGCTGTCGGTGCAGGACGCCGCCGCTCAGCTCGCCGCCCCGCTGCTTGCCGCCGAACCCGGAGACCGGGTGCTTGACGCCTGCGCGGCGCCCGGCGGCAAGACGGCGCATATCCTGGAGACTGCCGACGTGTCGCTGCTCGCCCTGGACCGGGCCGAGGCGCGCCTGCCGGCGATCCGCGAGACCCTGCAGCGGCTCGGCCTCGAGGCCACGGTGGCGGTCGGCGATGCCGCCCGGCCCGACGACTGGTGGGACGGGCGGCCGTTCCAGCGCATTCTGCTGGATGCGCCATGCTCAGGGACCGGCGTCATCCGCCGCCACCCGGACATCAAATGGCTGCGCCGGCCTGCGGACATCCCCCGCCTCGCCGCGCAGCAGGCGCGGCTGCTGCGCGCCCTCTGGCCGCTGCTCGCCCGTGGCGGGCGGCTGGTCTACGCCACCTGCTCGGTGCTGCCGGTGGAGAACGAGGCCGTGGTGGCCGCGTTCGCCGATGCCACCAATGATGCGACGGCGGAACCCGTGACGCTTCCGGTGGGGCGGGCGCTCGGTTACGGTCGGCAGATCCTCACCGGGGAAGCGGATATGGACGGTTTCTACTACGCGTGCCTGCGCAAGTCCTGA